TCCACGCTGGTGTGGTGGGTGGGGCGGCTTTCCGACAAATGGCCGTGGAACAGCACGGCGATGCGGTCGCTCAGCACGAACAGCTCGTCTAGATCCTGGCTGATGACCAGGACGGCGGCGCCGGAGCGCGCGAGGTCGATCAGCGCCCGGTGGATCGCCGCGGCGGCGCCCGCGTCCACGCCCCAGGTCGGCTGGCCAACCACCAGAAGGCGCGGCTTCTGCAGGATCTCGCGGCCGATGATGAACTTCTGGAGGTTGCCGCCCGACAGCGACCGCGCCTCCGCCCGGTGTCCATGGGTGACCACGTTGAAGGCGCCGATGATCCGCTCGGCGTAGGAGCGCGCGCGCCCGAAATGCACCAGTCCGCTGCGCACCAGCGGCTCGCGGGCGTAGCCGGAGAGCAGCGCGTTCTCCGACAGGCTCAGCTCCGGCACGGCGCCGCGGCCCAGCCGCTCCTCCGGCACGAAGGCGAGGCCGAGCAGGCGCCGTTCGCGCGGGCCGAGATGGCCGGAGGGCCGCCCCTCGATGGCGACCGACGCCGGGTCCGGCACCAGAGCCTCGCCGCTCAGCGCGGCCATCAGCTCCGCCTGCCCGTTGCCGGCCACCCCGGCGATGCCGAGGATCTCGCCGGCCCGCACCTCGAAGGACACGTCCTTCAGGTTGGTGGCGAAGGGGTTGTCGGAGGTGGTGGAGAGATGCCGCACCTGCAGCTTCGCCGCCCCGGCCTCGCCCTGCGGCAGCCGCTCCGGGGTCGACAGCTCGGTGCCGATCATCATCTCGGCGAGGCTGCGCGCGGTTTCCTTGCGCGGGTCGCAGCTCCCCACGACGCGCCCGCCGCGCAGCACCGTGGCGGTGTCGCAAAGCGCGCGGATCTCCTCCAGCTTGTGGCTGATGTAGAGGATCGTGCAGCCCTCCGCCGCCAGACGGCGCAGCGTCTCGAACAGGCGGGTCGCCTCCTGCGGCGTCAGGACCGAGGTCGGCTCGTCCATGATCAGCAGCTTGGGGTCCTGGAGCAGGCAGCGCACGATCTCCACCCGCTGCCGCTCGCCGACCGACAGGTTGTGGACGTGGCGGCGCGGGTCCAGCGACAGGCCGTAGCGCTCCGACACCTCGGCGATGCGCGCCGACAGCGCGTCCATCGGACCGGGCTGGTCGAGGCCGAGCGAGATGTTCTCGGCGACCGTCAGCGTGTCGAACAGGGAGAAATGCTGGAACACCATGCCGATGCCCAGGCGGCGGGCGCCCGCCGGGTCGGGGATGCGGGTGTCCTGCCCGTTCCACAAAATCTGGCCGGCGTCGGCGTGCAGCACGCCGTAGATGATCTTCACCAGCGTCGACTTGCCGGCGCCGTTCTCGCCCAGCAGCGCGTGGATCTCGCCCGGCCGGAGGACGAGATCGACCTGATCGTTCGCCAGGCAGCCCGGAAAGCGCTTGGTGATGCCGCGCAGTTCGAGCCGGTGCGGAGGGGATGACACGGATGGGGAATCCAAGGAGACGGACCGGGTAGGGGTGAAGTCGGCAGGGCATTGCCAAAGCCATGCCACTTTCGGAGAGTCTTGCCCGTCAAGGCTGTTCGCCGTCAACAGGGGAAGCGGTTGCCCAGCCTGCGGTCATTCGCCCCGTTCCGGGCGCCCGGGCAGCCCAACAAAGCGGCAGATGACCCAACAAATCAGCAGTTGCTTCGCACACGGACAGATGCCACGCCGCCGCACGGTTGACAAGAGGCCGCCGTCGTCATCAGCTATGGAAAGGGCCGCCATTTCCGGCGGCCTTTCCTTATGGAGCTTTTGGAATGAACCGCAAGTCGATGCTCGGCGATCCGCCGCCGATCCGAATCACCCCCCATGACCTTGGGCGTCTCGACGTCCTTCTCGCCCATCTCAGCCAGCCCGCCGGCGTCATCGACTTCCTCCAGCGCGAGGTCGACCGTGCCGATGTCGCGGATTCCCCCGACGGCGGCGGCACGCCCTTCGTCCGGCTCGGCAGCCGGGTCACCTTCGCGGACGACCGGGGCACGCGGCACACCGCCACACTCATCACACCGGACGAAGCGGCCCGGCGCCAGGACGGCATCTCGATCCTGACCCCGGTGGGCGCCGCCCTGCTCGGCCTGTCCGAGGGGCAATCCATCGCCTACGGCACGCTCGACGGCCGCACCAAGTCGGTGCAGGTCCTGCGGATCGAACCTCCGGCGGGCCCTCCGGCGGGCTGACGGCCCGCCTGAAGGACCGTCTGACGGTCCATCGACCACGGCTTGCACCGTGGCGCGTCCGCTGAAAAGGCGGACGCGCCATGCAAGGGCCCGCCCCTCGCCACCCTTGCCTCCCCTGCCCCCTTCGCCCAACTATCGGGGACTTGAACGGGACATTCGGAGCACGGGCATGACGGCGGAACAGGCGGGCTACGCGATCCTGGAGGACCGGGGCGTGATCGCGGTCGCAGGCGAGGACCGGGCGGCCTTCCTGCAAGGGCTGGTGTCCAACGACGTGCGCCGCGTCGCAGCGGACCGCGCCGTCTACGCCCTGTTCCTGACCCCGCAGGGCAAGTTCCTGCACGACTTCCGCATCGCCGAATCGGACGGCGCCCTTCTGCTCGACCCCGAGACGGACCGGCGGGAGGAATTCCTGCGCCGCCTGAAGATGTACAAGCTGCGCTCCAAGATCACGCTGGAGGACCGGGCCGGCGCCCTGGTGGCCGTCGCGCTGTTCGGCGGCGACGCCCTCGCCCGGCTGGGCCTGCCCGACGAGGCCGGTGCGGCGGTGCCCTTCGCCGGCGGCGTCGCCTTCACCGACCCCCGCCTGCCGGCGCTGGGCGCCCGCGCCTTCCTGCCGCGCGACGGCGTCACGGCGGCTTTGGAGGCGGCGGGCTTCGCGCCGCGCGGCGCGGAGGACTACGACCGGCTGCGCCTGTCGCTCGGCGTTCCGGAGGGCAGCCGCGACCTCACGCCCGACAAGGCGCTGCCCCTGGAGAACGATCTGGACGACCTCAACGCCATCTCCTGGGACAAGGGCTGCTACATGGGGCAGGAGCTGACCGCCCGCACCAAGTACCGCGCCCTGATCAGGAAGAAGCTGTTTCCGGTCACGCTGGACGGCCCTCTGCCCGCCCCCGGCACGCCGGTGACGCTCGACGGCAAGGAAGTCGGCGAGATTCGCAGCGGTCACGGTTCCTCCGCCCTGGCGTTGTTGCGGCTGGAAGACCTCACCCGTGCGGGGCAAGACGGATTGGTCTTGACAGCGGGAGAGGCCACAGTCACGCCGGCAAAGCCAGTCTGGGCAAGCTTTTGAGTTCTGCGTCAGTTTTATTCCCGAAACTTGCACGGACTAGCCGAAAGATTTTTTCGATTTTCCGCGTGACCATTCCCTCCAAACCCCTGTTGTCGATCTGCCTTACCGAGACAAACCAAGGCACTCAACCGACACGCCGAAACACGGAGAGGAGTGAGTTATGCGGAGGGAAATCATCGCGGCTGCGTCCGTCCTGGCGCTGATGACCGGCACGGCGATGGCGCAGACGACGTCGCCGACCACCGGCAGCCCCGCCACAGGCGCCCCGACCGCGACCGAGATGAACAACAGCGGCAGCACCATGCCGGGCGGCAGCGCCGCGACCGGCAGCGCCTCCGGCCTGACCGGCGGCACGCTGGCCAGCGCCGAGAACATGATGGGCAAGAACGTCTACGGCACCGACAACGAGAAGGTCGGCGAGGTCGAGGACATCATCCTCGACAGCAACGGCCAGGCCCAGCAGCTCGTGATCTCCTCGGGCGGCTTCCTCGGCATCGGCGAGAAGCAGATCGCCGTGGACATCAGCAACGCCAACTGGGACGCCCAGCAGGAGCGCGTTCAGCTCTCGGGGATGACTCGCGATCAGGTGAAGGCCATGCCGGAGTTCGAATACTCCGACACCACCACCTCGCTGAACCGGAACAAGGACAAGGCCGGCGACACGGTGAACGGCGCTGCCAGCCGTGACGCCACCGGCACCAGCGGCACCATGACCGCTCCGGGCGGCGCCACCGGCACCCCGCCGGCCGCCCCGACGGGCACCGGCCAGTAACAGCGGGCCAGTAACAGCCGGCCAATCGCCGACGTTACCGTCACGAAAAGCCCCCGCGGTCCAGCGCCGCGGGGGCTTTTCCCTGTTCAAAACCGCATTTACGGGCGTGCGACGTGCCAGACGTTGTTGACGCCGTCGCCGGTGGTGTCGCCCGGCTTGCCGTCCTTGGCCCAGCCGTAGAGAGGCTTGCCCTTGTAGGCCCACTGCATGGAGCCGTCGTCGCGGGTGACGACCGAATAGTCGCCCATCGCCTTGGCGCCCGCCGGGGCCATCAACGGCGGCCAGTTGGTGGCGCACTGCCCGTTGCAGGCGGACTTGCCGCCCGCATCGCGGTCGAAGACGTAGAGCGTCATCCCCTTGCTGTCGGTCAGCACGGGGCCGCCGGCCGACTGGCCGGTCTTGGCGGGCATGGCGCCCTGCGCGAAGGCGGCCGGCACGAAGATGGACGGCGCCACGAGGCCGAGCGCGGTCGCGGTCGCGGCAACGGCGGTAAAGCGGGTGAAGCGGTGCATGGACGGAACCTCCCTGTCGTGATGGGGCGGGTGATCGAACCCGGCCCTCACTGACAGGACGCCCGCCGCGGCGCTTTATTCCGTCCTCACCCGATCGATGATCAGGCCCGCAGCAGATCGACGAAGCGGCGGCAGGCGGCGATGTCGACGCGCAGGGCGGCGCGGCGCTTGGTTGCCTCCGGGTCCTCGCCCCAGGCCTCGATCTGGAAGGTCTCGTCGAGCTGCGACACCTCGAACGCCTCCTCGGCGTCGATGCGGCCCTCGACCAGCGCCAGCGCGACGATCAGCGAGCCGCAGGAGCCGGTGGCGGTCTGGAGCGCCGACAGCGTCCAATCGTCGTAGGCTTCCACCGCGTTGCGCAGGGCGCGCAGCGCCTCGGGCGGCTGCGGCTTGGGCATCAGCCCGGCGTTGACGTGCAGCGGCGCGTCGTAGCGCAGCGTCGCCCAGTCGAGCAGCGGCTGCCACCGCTGCGCCTGCCGCTCCACCAGCGTCCTGGGATGCTCCGCGCGGTAGCAGAGCAGGTCCGTCTCCGCATAGGCGGCCACGCCGTCCACGATGGCGGCGCGGCCCTTGCCGATCAGGTCCACCGCCGTGCTGGCGAGCTGCATCAGCGGCATGCTGTCCGGGGCGATGTCCTCGGGCTGCGCGTCCCATTCGGCGGCGACGGCCTGGGCCAGCGGCCAGCTCGCGAAGACCAGCGGCGCCTTGGCCGGGCTGCGGATCGGGCGGTTGTCCAGGCGCACCTCGAAGCCGCCGCCGGCGGCCTCGTCGACGGAGGCGGTCTTGTAGAAGCGCTTCATCAGGGTCCTTCGAATGCTCTCTTATCGGTGCAACAGGTCCAGCACGGCGCCGGCCACCGCCCGCCCGCGATGGACGATGCGGTCGGCCCCGGCGGCCTCCAGCTCGGCCACCGCGTGATAGCCCCAGGAGACGCCGACCGACGCGACCCGCGCGTTGCGGGCCATTTGGATGTCGTAGGTGGTGTCGCCGATCACAACCGTCCGCGCCGCCTCCACGCCGGTTTCGGCCAGGGCGCGGTAGACCATGTCGGGGTGCGGCTTGCCGGGGCCGATGTCGCTGGTCTGGAGCGTGACGAAACGCTCCGTCAGCCCGTGGTGGGCCAGCACGGCGTCCAGTCCGCGCCGCGACTTGCCGGTCGCCACGCCCAGCAGCACGCCTTCCGCCTCCAGCGCGTCCAGCGTGTCGCGCAGACCGGGGAACAGCGGCTCGTGCAGGTCGCCGCGGTGGCGCAGCGCGGCGAAGGCGTCCTTGTAGCTTTCCGCGACGGCCACATGGCGCTCGGTGTCCAGGTCCGGCAGCAGTTGCGACACCGCCTGCACCAGCGGCAGGCCGACCATGCGGCGCACCTCCAGCGGGTCCGGCTCGCCCAGACCGTGGGCGGCCCAGGCGGTGGTCATGGCGTCGATGATGGCGAACTGGCTGTCCACCAGCGTGCCGTCGCAATCGAACAGGGCCAGCCGCAGCGGACGGGCATTCTCTGAGCTGCTCACGGGCATCGCCTCCGGGACGCGGGTCGTACCGGTCTTATGCGGGCCGCGCTGCCAAAGCGCAACTCACTTTGCGGATTGCCTCGGCTCCGGGCGCCAGTGGAGCAGATGCACCGCCCCGCCCAGCAGCAGCCCCCAGAAGGCCGAGCCCACCCCGGCGAAGGACAGGCCGGAGGCGGTCACCAGCATCGTGACCAGGGCGGCGGTTCGGTTCGCCTCCACCTGCACGGCGCCCATCAGGGCGGACCCGAAGGCCCCGACCAGGGCCAGCCCGGCCACCGCCTCGATCAGGATCGGCGGGGAGCGGGTGACCATCACCGCCGTTACTCCGGCCAGCCCGGCGAACAGGATGTAGCCGATGCCGCTGACGAAGGCGGCCTGCCAGCGCCGCGCCGGGTTCGGGTCGGCGTCCGGGCTGGCGCAGAGCGCCGCGGTGATCGCCGCGAGGTTGACGGTCGGCGCGCCGCCCAGCGCCGTCAGGGCGGAAGCCGCCCCCGTCGCCAGGAAGATCGGGCGGGTCGGCGGCGTGTAGTTGTAGGTCGCCAGCACGGCAAGGCCGGGGATGTTCTGCGACGCCATGGTGACGACGAACAGCGGCAGCGCGATGCCGACCATCGCCTCCCAGGTGAAGACCGGCTGGACGAAGGTCACGCCCGGCCACAGCGCGCCGGACAGCGCCGCGCCGCCGGACAAACCGCCGGCCAAACCGCCGGCCAAACCACCGGAAGAGTCCAGCGCCATCGCCCCCAGCGCCACCGCCACCGCGGCGGGCACGGCGTAGAGCCGCGCCACCCGCCCCACCACCGCCCAGGTGGCCAGCACCAGGAGCGCCATCCCCGGCGCCTGCGACACCGCCAGGAAGGGGGCGAGGCACAGCTTCAGCAGGATGCCCGCCAGCATGCCGTTGGCCAGCGGCTTCGGGATCGTGGCGATCCAGCGGCCCAGCGGCGACCACAGCCCGGCCAGGACGATCAGCACCCCGGTCACCACGAAGGCGCCCACCGCGGCGGCGAACCCGCCCTCCACCGCCCCGGTGGCGGCGAGCAGGGCCATGCCCGGCGTCGTCCAGGCGATGCTGATCGGCTTGCGCCGGTGCAGGCTCAACCCCATCGCCGTCAGCCCCATGGCGAGACCGACCAGGACGAGGCCCGACACCACCTGCTCCGTGCTGGCGCCCACGGCGGTCAGGCCATGGATGACCACCGCCACCGAACTGGCGTAGCCGACCAGGGCCGCCAGCAGGCCGGCGCCGACCGCGCGCAGGGAGAGCCCCGTGGAAAGGCCCGTCGCCGGGACGGTGTCGGAAGAGGACATGGCGCGGAACCCTCCGTCAGGGATGCAGGACGATGAGAAGGGTGATAGATTGGATCCAATATCCTGACAAGGGGAGATCACGCATGGCGGTCAACGACGGGCTGTCGCGCCTCGTGGCGCGGGCACGGCCGCGCCATCGCACCACCACGGAGTTCGTGGAGGCGACGCTGCGCGAAGCGATCCTGACCGGGGTCATCGCGCCCGGCACGCCGTTGCGGCAGGAGGAACTGGCGGAGACCTTCGGAGTCAGCCGCATGCCGGTGCGCGAGGCGCTGCGCCAGCTGGAGGCGCGGGCGCTGGCCGAGTTCCACCCGCACCGCGGCGCGGTCGTCGCGGAAATCTCGGCGGCGGACGGCGCCGACATCGGGGCGATCCGCATGGCGCTGGAGCCGATGGCGCTGCGCCTGTCGCTGCCCGGCCTGACGGCGGCGGACCTCGATCAGGCGGAGGAGCTGATCGCCGAGATGGATGGGGAGGCCGATCCGGGCCGCATGGGAGAGCTGAACCGGCGCTTCCACATGACGCTCTACGCGCGGGCCGGACGCCCCCGGCTGCTGGCCCTGACGGAGCAGCATCTCTTGGCCGCCGACCGTTATCTGCGATTCCAGTTCGCGGCGCTGGGCTATCGGCCGCGGTCGCAGGACGAGCACCGCGCGCTGCTGGCCGCCTGCCGGGCGGGGGACGCGGACACGGCCTGCCGGCTGGTCACCGAGCATGTCGGGCAGGCGGCGGAGCAGCTCACGGCGTTTCTGGAGGGGCGCGAAGCGGGGTAACCCGCTTCTACTCGACGCCCTCGAACGGATCGCCCTTCAGGCTGGCGCTGAAGCCCAGATACTTCCAGGTCGTCAGCATGTGGTCGGGCAGCGGCGCCGTCACGTCGATCATCCGGCTGCCGCCGCGCGGGTGCGGCAGGATCAGGCGGCGGGCGTGGAGGTGGAGCTTCTTCTGGACCTCGGCGCCCGGAAGATAGGCCCCCTGCCCGGCGTACTTGCCGTCGCCCAGGATCGGCGTGCCGATGGCGTTCATATGGACGCGGAGCTGGTGGGTGCGGCCGGTGCGCGGCCACATGGCGACGAAGGCCGCCTGCTTGCCCAGATTCTCCAGCACCGTGTAGTAGGTGACGGCGCGCTTGCCGTCGTCCTCGTCGCCGGCCACCCGCTCGCCCTGCGGCCCGCCTTCCTTGGCCAGCGCGAGGTCGATCTTGCCCTGGTAGGGCTTCGGAACGCCGACCGTGGCGGCCCAGTAGATCTTGCGCACGTCGCGGCCGCGGAACTGCTCGGTCAGCTTGGACGCCGCGAAGGTGTTGCGCGCCAGCAGCAGGACGCCCGAAGTGTCCTTGTCCAGCCGGTGCACCAGCTTGGGCCGCTCCTTCGCGTCGAAGCGCAGGGCGTCCAGCATGGCGTCGAGATGCTTGGTGGTGTTGGTGCCGCCCTGCACGGCCAGTCCCGCCGGCTTGTTCAGCGCGATGACGTCGCCGTCCTTGAAGAGGACCAGCGCCTGGAGCGCGGCGACCTCCTTGTCCGACATGGCCGGCTTCTTCGGCGCGGGGGCCGGGGCGGCGCCGTCCGGCTTTGCCCAGTCGGCCAGCGGCGGGATGCGGATGGACTGGCCGGCGGCGAGCCGCGTCGAGGTCTCCGCCCGCTTGCCGTCCACGCGGATCTGGCCGGTGCGCAGCAGCTTCTGCAGATAGCCGTGCCCCACGTCGGGGAAATGGCGCTTGAACCAGCGGTCGAGGCGGACGTCGGCCTCGTCGGACGTCACGGTCCGGGTTTCCACGCTGGGGGCTTTGTTCTCACTCATCAAACGGGCACCGAAACAAGAGAACGCACGACCGCGAGGCCGGCAAAGAAACCCGCGATGGTCAGCACCATCGAGGCCAGGATGTAACCCGCCGCCGCCGGCAGGGCGTTCCGCTCCACCAGCAGCCCGACGTCGAGCGTGAAGGAGGAGAAGGTCGTGAATCCCCCCAGCACCCCGACCATCAGCAGCGCGCGCAGCTCCGGCGAGGGCGACCACACCAGCGCGGCCAGCTCCGCCAGCACGCCCATGGTGAAGCAGCCGACGGCGTTCACGATCAGCGTCCCATAGGGAAACTGCGTGCCCAGCCAGTGGCCGACCGCCGTCATCAGCAGATAGCGCGCCATGGAACCGACGGCTCCACCGACGGCGACCGCGGCGAGCGTGGACGGTGATGCGATCACGGAACCTCCGGAACGGACGGGACGACGGGCATCCCGCGCGGATTAGAGCCAGAATTGCGGCGGCTTGTCACGCGCCGGGCGCAGGAAACGCCGCGCTCCGGTCGCCCACGCCGAAAATCCAGCCCTCCTGCCGCCGCGCCCGCGCGTCCATGGCCGGTGGACTCCACACCGCCTCCCGCCCGGCCAGCCAGCGCAGACCCGCCGCCGAGACCAGCGCGTCCGCGTCGTGGTCGGTCAGCGTCCCCGACAAGCCGGCGGGCGGCGCGCCGAGGGCGGCGAGGGCGGCATCGACCGCCGCCCCGTCCCGGATCTTGCGCAGGCCGAAGCCGGCGCGGATCAGGAACAGGCGCGGGTAGATCTCGCAGACGACGGTGCGCCCCGGCCCCGGCGCGTCGAAGGGCCAGACGGCCACCCGGTCCGGCGCCGCTTGCTTCAGCGCGCGCAGCATCCGCATCCCGGCCAGCCCGCCCTTCCCCACCTGCTTGGCGCCGATCAGCTTGTAGGGGCTCTGCGGGCTGCCGTAGCCGTCGGCGCGGCACACCCGCTCGGTCAGCCGGTGCGGGTCGCGGTACCAGTCCGGCTGCGTCCCGGCGCGCCAGAAATCGGCGCCATAGTCGGGGTGTGCCGCGAAGCCGCCCCCGGCGAAGTCCGGCTCCGCCCCGGCCACCGCCTCCACCCGGTCCCACAGGTCGAAGGCCGTCGCGGCGTCGGGGTCGGGGAAGTAACGCCCGGCCACCGCGAAGGGCAGCGAGAAGGCGCAGTCGATCCCGACCAGCGCCGGTCCGCGCTCCAACCCGTCCAGCAGCCAGTCGTGGACGGCGGAGCGCGACCACAGCCGGTCGGCGGGCGCGACGATCCGGGGCGGTCCCTCCGCGCCGCATTCGGCCACCGCGACGCCGGCGTAACGCTTGCCCGCGGCGCCCGACCAGTCGATGGCGACGAAGCGTGAGAAAGCCGGAACCGCGTCACCCGCCGTCATCCCCGCACTGCTCCTCTCATTTCACGAACCCCGACACCATGCGTCGATGGTCTGACACGCAGGAATTGCAGCCGGACGGTCCCAATGCCCATTCGCTCAATCACTGGTCTCTTCGCCGCGCTCATGGTTGTCACCTCCGTCCCGGCCAGGAGTGAACCATGCCTGGACATCCCCAGCGTTCAACGCTCCGCCGATCCCGCCGTCAACAGAGCCAATGGCGGACGCCTCACCCGGCACGTCTTCGGCGCGTTGCCGCCGCCGAACGCCGCGCAGGAGGTCGGCTTGCCCCTGTTCGCCGACCTCTGGTCCTGGCATGCCGCCTGGAGCGCGGTGACCGGCTATCCGGGCGAGCTGCTGTGCGGCGAGGAGCTTGGCGGAACCCAGTTCGGCAAGACGCTGAGCGTGCAGGTCCCCGCGCTGTGGTGCGGGGACACGGACGACCTGGGCCGCTGCACCGATGCCACCCCCTTCACCAGCGCCACCGTGACCTACGTGTTCGAGCAGGCCGGGCCGCCGGAGGCTCCGGTGTGGATTTTGGGGGTCGCCTACCCGAAGCCGTGAAACGCGCCTATTCGTCCTCGTCCGCGGCGCCACCCGCGGCCTTGCGCTCGCGCAGGCGCGCCCAGTAGTCCTGGCGCTTCTTGATCTCGCGCTCGAATCCGCGCTCCACCGGCTGATAGAAGGCCCGCCGCGCCATGCCCTCCGGAAAGTAGTTCTGGCCGGAGAAGCCGTCCGCCGTGTCATGGTCGTAGGCGTAGCCCTTGCCGTAGCCGATCTGTTTCATCAGCTTGGTCGGGGCGTTCAGGATGTGCTTGGGCGGCATCAGGCTGCCGGTTTCCTTGGCGGCGCGCACCGCGCTCTTGTAGGCGGTGTAGCCGGCGTTCGACTTCGGCGCCGTCCCCAGATAGATGACCAATTGGGCGATGGCGAGTTCGCCCTCCGGGCTGCCCAACCGTTCGTAGGCCTCCCAGGCGGCGGTCGCCTGGGCCAGCGCGTTGGGATCGGCCATGCCGATGTCCTCCACGGCGAAGCGGGTCAGCCGGCGGGCGATGTAGCGCGGGTCCTCCCCGCCCTCCAGCATGCGGGCGTACCAGTAGAGCGCCGCGTCGGTGTCCGAGCCGCGCAACGACTTGTGCAGCGCGCTGATGAGGTTGTAGTGCCCCTCCTGCGCCTTGTCGTAGAGCGGGGCGCGGCGCTGGATGGCGGTGGCGAGCGCGTTGTTGTCGAGCAGCGCGCCGTCCTCCGGCACCGGCAGGGCGAACAGCTCCTCGCAGAGGTTCAGGCAGAAGCGCCCGTCGCCGTCGGCCATCGCCTTCAGAGCGGACCGGGCGTCCGGCGTCAGCGGCAGCGGGCGGCCCATCTCCGCCTCCGCCCGCGACAGCAGCTTTTCCAGCGCCGCGTCGTCGAGCCGGTTCAGCACGAAGACCTGGGCGCGCGACAGCAGCGCCGCGTTCAGCTCGAAGGACGGATTCTCGGTCGTGGCGCCGACCAGCGTGACGGTGCCGTCCTCGACATAGGGCAGGAAGCCGTCCTGCTGGGAGCGGTTGAAGCGGTGGATCTCGTCGATGAACAGCAGCGTGCCCTGCCCGGCCGCGCGCCGCGCCCGGGCGGCGTCGAACACCTTGCGCAGGTCGGCCACGCCGGAGAAGACCGCCGACAGCGGTTCGAAATGCAGGTCGGTGGACAGGGCCAGCAGCCGCGCGATGGTCGTCTTGCCGCAGCCGGGCGGCCCCCACAGGATCATGGAGGCCAGCCGGCGCGCGGCGACCATGCGGCCCAGCGGCCCGTCGGGCTTCAGCAGATGCTCCTGCCCGACGACCTCGCCCAGGCTGCGCGGGCGCAGCCGGTCGGCCAGCGGACGGGGGGCGCCCGCCTCGAACAGGCCGCCGGTGGCGCCGGAGTCGCCGCGCTTGCTCATCGGTCAGCCATGAACCTTGCGGAAACGGTCACTGGTTGGTGGGCGCGCCGCAGCGCTGGTAGCACATGCGCAGCGAATGCTGGCAATTGTCGGTCGGCGAGAAGATGCCGCCGCGGTCCGGACGGTCGAGCCCGCTCTGCGCGCGCGCGGCCACCGAGTCCATGCAGGAGTTGTTGCTGCGCTCGCACTGGGCGCGGCAGGAATCGTCGCTGCCGACACCGCCGTCCAGGCGGAGCGACGGGTCCTCGACCCCGCGGGCCGGCCCCTGGGTCGGACGCGGCGTGGACGGGGCTCCCGTGGAGGTCGTGGTGGAGGCCGCCGGAGCACCGCCCACGGCGGCGCCGGATGAACGCCCCGGCGCGTCCGCGCAGGCGGCGAGCGCAACCAGAGCGAGGGCCAGCACCGGCCCCAGAATGAGTTTCGGACGGAACATCTCGGCTTTGACTCCCATTGTTCTTGCGTGACCCCGGACGTTGGCGGATGGTCCCCCGCATGGACCATGCCGCGGGCTCGGCGCCCACTATGCCGGGAACGCAAGCGATAAGGGAATGCCTCAAATGAGTCCCAACAATCCCGGCCCGTCTCCGCGCCGCCGGACATCGACCACCATCTTCGTGGCGCTGCTGATCGGCGGCCTGCTGCTGCTCGTCGTGCGCATGCTCGCCATGCCCACCGTCAGCGCCGGCGAGGTCGTGCTGCCCCTGCTGGCCGGCATCGGCATGGCGCTGGCCATCGGCGTGATGGTCATGCGCGACCGCCGCGAGCGCAACGCCCTGCCCCCGTCGGAACGCAACCGCCAGGACCGCGGCATGCCCGATTGAGTTTTGCCGGATTGATTTGGCCGGAGAAGAGGGTGACGCGCGGGGCATGCCCCGCGCCGCTCACACGAATTTGAAGCTGAGCAATCCGCCGATGATGATGACCAGAAGCACGGTCGTCACCAGCATCAGCCGCTTCTCGATGATGTCGCGCACCTGCGGCCCGTAGAAATGCAGCAGGATCGCGATCATGTAGAATCGCGAGAATCGTGCAACGATCGAGCACAGGATGAACACCGTCAGGTCGAGGTGCGCGAATCCCGCGGTGATCGTCAGCAATTTGTAGGGTATGGGCGTGATGCCCTTGAGAATCAGGAACCAGGGGCCGAATTCGGCGAACATGTCCTGGAAGCGCTGGAACGACTCCTGCGCGTTGTAGAGGTCGATGATCAGCCGTCCGATGCTCTCGAACAGGTAGAACCCGACCGCGTAGCCGAACATCCCGCCGATCAGCGAGGCCAGTGCGCAGATGTTGGTGTAGC
The window above is part of the Azospirillum sp. TSH58 genome. Proteins encoded here:
- a CDS encoding PRC-barrel domain-containing protein, with the translated sequence MRREIIAAASVLALMTGTAMAQTTSPTTGSPATGAPTATEMNNSGSTMPGGSAATGSASGLTGGTLASAENMMGKNVYGTDNEKVGEVEDIILDSNGQAQQLVISSGGFLGIGEKQIAVDISNANWDAQQERVQLSGMTRDQVKAMPEFEYSDTTTSLNRNKDKAGDTVNGAASRDATGTSGTMTAPGGATGTPPAAPTGTGQ
- a CDS encoding HAD-IA family hydrolase, which gives rise to MSSSENARPLRLALFDCDGTLVDSQFAIIDAMTTAWAAHGLGEPDPLEVRRMVGLPLVQAVSQLLPDLDTERHVAVAESYKDAFAALRHRGDLHEPLFPGLRDTLDALEAEGVLLGVATGKSRRGLDAVLAHHGLTERFVTLQTSDIGPGKPHPDMVYRALAETGVEAARTVVIGDTTYDIQMARNARVASVGVSWGYHAVAELEAAGADRIVHRGRAVAGAVLDLLHR
- a CDS encoding ABC transporter ATP-binding protein, with the translated sequence MSSPPHRLELRGITKRFPGCLANDQVDLVLRPGEIHALLGENGAGKSTLVKIIYGVLHADAGQILWNGQDTRIPDPAGARRLGIGMVFQHFSLFDTLTVAENISLGLDQPGPMDALSARIAEVSERYGLSLDPRRHVHNLSVGERQRVEIVRCLLQDPKLLIMDEPTSVLTPQEATRLFETLRRLAAEGCTILYISHKLEEIRALCDTATVLRGGRVVGSCDPRKETARSLAEMMIGTELSTPERLPQGEAGAAKLQVRHLSTTSDNPFATNLKDVSFEVRAGEILGIAGVAGNGQAELMAALSGEALVPDPASVAIEGRPSGHLGPRERRLLGLAFVPEERLGRGAVPELSLSENALLSGYAREPLVRSGLVHFGRARSYAERIIGAFNVVTHGHRAEARSLSGGNLQKFIIGREILQKPRLLVVGQPTWGVDAGAAAAIHRALIDLARSGAAVLVISQDLDELFVLSDRIAVLFHGHLSESRPTHHTSVEEIGLLMGGLFNHPPDEDEE
- a CDS encoding folate-binding protein YgfZ yields the protein MTAEQAGYAILEDRGVIAVAGEDRAAFLQGLVSNDVRRVAADRAVYALFLTPQGKFLHDFRIAESDGALLLDPETDRREEFLRRLKMYKLRSKITLEDRAGALVAVALFGGDALARLGLPDEAGAAVPFAGGVAFTDPRLPALGARAFLPRDGVTAALEAAGFAPRGAEDYDRLRLSLGVPEGSRDLTPDKALPLENDLDDLNAISWDKGCYMGQELTARTKYRALIRKKLFPVTLDGPLPAPGTPVTLDGKEVGEIRSGHGSSALALLRLEDLTRAGQDGLVLTAGEATVTPAKPVWASF
- a CDS encoding ATP12 family chaperone protein, giving the protein MKRFYKTASVDEAAGGGFEVRLDNRPIRSPAKAPLVFASWPLAQAVAAEWDAQPEDIAPDSMPLMQLASTAVDLIGKGRAAIVDGVAAYAETDLLCYRAEHPRTLVERQAQRWQPLLDWATLRYDAPLHVNAGLMPKPQPPEALRALRNAVEAYDDWTLSALQTATGSCGSLIVALALVEGRIDAEEAFEVSQLDETFQIEAWGEDPEATKRRAALRVDIAACRRFVDLLRA
- a CDS encoding GreA/GreB family elongation factor, which translates into the protein MNRKSMLGDPPPIRITPHDLGRLDVLLAHLSQPAGVIDFLQREVDRADVADSPDGGGTPFVRLGSRVTFADDRGTRHTATLITPDEAARRQDGISILTPVGAALLGLSEGQSIAYGTLDGRTKSVQVLRIEPPAGPPAG